The following nucleotide sequence is from Rattus rattus isolate New Zealand chromosome 7, Rrattus_CSIRO_v1, whole genome shotgun sequence.
ttcttgccttttctttcttttatgaacattaaCATAGTTTATATGTGTGCTGTCAGTCTAAAGACCTTGCTACTAAGAAGCACCTTAAAGCTATCTTTAAGATTTCTCAACAGTGGTCTCAGGCAACAAACATTGCCGTTTCCCTGATACCTGCCTCCCGCAGCAGACCTGTTTCCCTGATACCTGCCTCCTGCAGCAGACCTGTTTCCCTGATACCTGCCTCCCGCAGCAGACCTGTACTTAACTTCCCTCGCATGACCTGTAATCTGGACAGCAGAGTGGTTACTCCATTCCAGCCATCCTCACAGCATTCTTTAGTTTAAGTTGGCAGATCTGCAAGTAGCGTAAGGGTGGTTCTAAGAAGCCCCAGTCACTAGTGTGGCAGTGTGGGTGGCAGTACTGTGATCAGGAGGAAACTGAGTTCTATTAAGCTCAAtgaatttttgtctgttttgtctaCAGTCAGTAACTCTtgcttagatttcttttttattaacaagTGGGGAGTCATTCAGCATCAcaaattgacatttttttctagGTAATGCTACTTCTCTTTTTATCTGCGCATTTATTTGGTCATGTAAAGTGTGCTTTCAACTAATCAAAACAAGCAATTGGTGGGGATTAATGCACGACTCATCAGCAAAGTGGAATGTGGGCATGCGCTATGAAACTGCAGTTTGCTCACGCTTTCTTCTGCATCTGCCCTCGAGTGCCATTTACATTGTGgtccattcttcttcttcttcttctttctttttttaacctctttGTAGATTGGCCAAAATGGGAAGGGATGGATTCTGCTCTCTTCCACGAAGAGTTAATGggactggctaagatcaaagtcTGAGGCTTATTTCCATCACTAATCAGGTATGTATTGaataaaaatcactttttctATGCATGTGCCTTTAAAGTATTTGTTGATAAACAtgttacaaatataatttttattagacaTTAAGTTCACAACATTATATTGATCCTAAAATTGTAAATGTACCTATGATACGTAACTTGAATTTTGTAATGGATTAAAGTATAAAAGCATTATCAGCCATGAAAATTTTCAGCTGGTCTTAGAAAAGTGTAATATTTGGTATCAGTGCAATTCCTCATTGCTCAGTCTGTACATCCAGATACAATCCATTTgctatattatattgaatatcACCAAGTTAATGCGATCAAAAGCGTGTGTGTTGTTTCATGGTGCCCTTTTAGTATTTTGGCGGGGAGTAGTCATATTAAAGTTGCTTTTGTCTTCTGGAATTCTCAACATCACAACTATGTTGTTACAGTGGTGATTATCACCAGTTTTCAAACCTACTTATTAGACACCTTGCATTCCCTTTTGATTTGGCAATTGGAAAATGATTGACTTGTGCACAGTCTAAATAAGCATCAAGTGAGGAAATCACAATGAAAATTAAAGCTCTACACTAAATTACTGTCATTACTTGTCTGAAGAGTGGCTGTTTACCCCTAAATAGGAGGGACACAAAGCATCTCTCTCTTGAATAAGCTCATAACAGGAAAAGATGAGCTTCAGAAAACCCACAGCCATAGCTAACAGCAGCATCAGTGCTGTGACATCAGAGCTAACAGCAGCATCAGTGCTGTGACATCAGAGCTAACAGCAGCATCAGTGCTGTGACATCAGAGCTAACAGCAGCATCAGTGCTGTGACATCAGAGCTAACAGCAGCATCAGTGCTGTGACATCAGAGCTAACAGCAGCATCAGTGCTGTGACATCAGAACTAACAACTGCATCAGTACTGTGACATCATAACTAACAATGCATCAGTGCTGTGACATCAGAGCTAACAGCAGCATCAGTTCTGTGACATCATAGCTAACAGCAGCATCAGTGCTGTGACATCAGAGCTAACAGCAGCATCAGTGCTGTGACATCAGAGCTAACAACTGCATCAGTGCTGTGACATAGCTAACAGCAGCATCAGTGCTGTGACATCAGAGCTAACTACTGCATCAGTACTGTGACATCATAGCTAACAGTTGCATCAGTGCTATGACATCAGAGCTAACTGCTGCATCAGTGCTGTGACGCCGTAGCTAACTACTGCATCAGTGCTGTGACATCAGAGCTAACAACTTCATCAGTGCTGTGACATCATAGCTAACAGCAGCATCAGTGCTGTGACACCATAGCTAACAACTGCATCAGTGCTGTGACATCAGCGCTAACTCCTACATCAGTACTGTGACATCAGAGCTAACAACTGCATCGGTGCTGTGCCATAGCTAACAGCAGCATAAGTACTGTGACATCATAGCTAAAAGCAGCATCAGTGCTGTGACATCAGAGCTAACAGCAGCATCAGTGCTGTGACATCAGAGCTACAACTGCATCAGTACTGTGAGATCATAACTAACAATGGCATCAGTGCTGTGACACCATAGCTAACTACTGCATCAGTACTGTGAGATCATAACTAACAACGGCATCAGTACTATGACGTCGTAGATAACTGCATCAGTGCTGTGGCGTCATAGCTAACAACTGTATTAGTACTATGACATCATAGCTAAGAACTGTATCATGGCTGTGACATAATAGCTAACAGCTGTAtcactgctgtgataaatatCAAAGCTAACAGCAGCAATAGTACTATGACATCATAGCTAACAACTGCATCAGTGCTGTGACATCAGAGCTAACAACTGCATCAGTGCTGTGATACCAGAGCTAACAGCTCCACCAGTACTGTGACATCAGACCTAGCAGCTGCATCAGTGCTGTGGCATTAGAGCTAGCAGCTGCATCAGTGCTGTGACATAAGAGCTAACAGCTGCATCAGTGCTGTGGCATCAGCTAACACCTGAACGAATGCTGCGATACTGGTTGTATCATATCATTTGTAAACTGCAAGAGGAACTTGCTGATATTTAGAACAGTGCAAAGGCCTGCATCTGTCTTCCAGAGAAGAAACTGTATGTCTTCACCTTACCTGAATGCTGTACTGCTTTAATCAAAATAGTGGCTTAccgttgttttgtttgcttaggGACAGCTGCTGTGCTAAAGTACAAAAAGATGTAACACAATTAAATGTTACCAAATGTAGGTATTTAGAATTCctgaaaaattttaattcaagttGTAAAAGTAAGTGTAACAGATCTAATTGTGTAAAGGCATGTGTCAATCTAACACCAGTATACAGGCAAGATAAagaagttggttcttttctttaaaatacatataaaatggcGGATTCTTCCCTTCTGCCCTCTAGTATCTGGGCCTCAGCTTCTTCCTTGGACTCATTAATTGATAAGACATTTAACTCTATTTTTTAGTCGGATCCTTTTAAAAGAGATTATGTGTGCTAACATTTCTGTGATCTCTTGGAAAAACTCCTCTAAATTACCTTCAGAAAcataactcagtggttctcaacctgtgggtcaagacctcCACCAGAGTCACATGTCAAATATTTACACCatgttcataacagtagcaaaattagagttactaagtagcaaggaaaataattttatggttggggggacCACCATATATGTGGAACTGTATTAAACAGTCACAGCGTTAGGAATGGCCCTGGCTTTTCAACCTTAGAGCACCTAGTAAGAATAATCTCTCTGACGTAAAGGCAGCTGAGGGAAACTGACCGACCTCCACAAATGACAAGGATCCTCATCTTTCGCCTCATGCCATGCAAAGGTTTTACCATTTCAAGGATCTCTGTTATGAAAATATGTCGTTCTGCTCTTGATCGGAGGCCCTTAGAGCGTCACAGTGCTGGTTTAAAGGGTCAGGTCTCACTCAGGGCAGCGAACCCTCTAGCATCTGGGCTTCAGCTTCTTCCACAGACTCAGTGTTTGCAAACTGTCAAGTGCTCTAAGTGCCTGTAGTTCATGTGACCCATGTGCACAGAACGACGTGCACAGATTGAAGTGGGTGTTCAACCGGAAGATATGTTTTCTAATTCCTGGTGAAAACTGAAGTTTCTGGTGCCACCTTTGGAACAATGCTTTGAGAGTTGCTGAATTCAGTTCTGTTGAGCCTAAGTACAGCGTTTGTCAGGTGGAATTTCGGGGTATGTATAAACTGTTCATTCTGAGCaatgcatttatatttgttttggaaaataCCAAGAAACCTACAGATATTACATTGGACCAGCTGAATCCATTTTatggtttccttttttaattcaaaaGCATCACAAagcaagtaattttttaaaaattgagtttaGTTACAAACtagttgtttcttatttttttttccagtccctttttgctttcttttacgaCCACATGAAACTTGAGAAGCCACCTAAAGCTAAATCACTTAGTGGAGTTGGGCAGTTCCCAGGTGTCCAACGAGAAGGCCTGGTTTAGGCTGCGATGGCCACTGTCATTCCTGGTGATTTGTCAGAAGTAAGAGATACCCAGAAAGCCCCTTCAGGGAAACGTAAGCGTGGTGAAAGCAAACCAAGAAAAAACTTTCCTTGCCAACTGTGTGACAAGGCCTTTAACAGTGTTGAGAAATTAAAGGTTCACTCCTTCTCTCACACGGGAGAGAGGCCCTACAAGTGCACACACCAAGACTGCACCAAGGCCTTTGTTTCTAAGTACAAATTACAAAGGTACTACACTCTATTTGTCTTTCAGATTATCCTTTCTCTTGTGTTGGCCATCTGAAGCcattgtaagtgtgtgtatagCAGAATACACATTTCTCAGCTGATTTGCAGAGAGGGAATGTTAAGTAGATAGATATTGGCTAGCTTGCACTATTTTAAATCACATACATTTGTGTTAgtgtctttgaattttttttttaagtaaattgcTTAATGAGAGTAGAATTTCCATTTATAGAGAGAAATCTCTACATGGAAAGGATGTGGACAGTACAAGAGTATGTTCAGTCTTGCTTGCTTACTTTTGTAATGAGAGCTAAAAACCAGTCAACACTAAAGTGGCGATTAGATGGCTCAAGTTTTGCAGTGTATTAACTATCCTGTGGTGTGTGTTAGTTAGGTAGATCCTTTATTGAGAGAGCTGTGTCTTAGCATTAGTAGACTATCTGCCCATTTTAAAAGTGAATACATACCTTTCTGCTAAGATAATCACTCACAGAATATATCTATGTTTAAAGGCACATGGCTACTCACTCTCCTGAGAAAACCCACAAGTGTAATTATTGTGAGAAAATGTTTCACCGGAAAGACCATCTGAAGAACCACCTCCATACACACGACCCCAACAAAGAGACTTTTAAATGCGAAGAGTGTGGCAAGAGCTACAACACCAAGCTTGGGTTTAAGCGACACTTGGCCTTGCACGCTGCCACCAGTGGCGACCTCACCTGCAAGGTGTGTTTGCAGACTTTCGAGAGCACAGGTGTGCTCCTAGAGCACCTGAAATCTCACGCAGGCAAATCCTCTGGGGGCGTGAAAGAGAAAAAGCACCAGTGCGAGCACTGCGAACGCAGGTTCTACACCCGGAAGGATGTCCGGAGacacatggtggtgcacacgGGAAGAAAGGACTTCCTCTGTCAGTACTGTGCACAGAGATTTGGACGAAAGGATCACCTCACTCGACACATGAAGAAGAGTCACAATCAAGAGCTTCTGAAGGTCAAAACTGAACCAGTCGATTTCCTGGACCCATTTACCTGCAACATGTCTGTGCCTATAAAAGATGAGCTCCTGCCGGTCATGTCCTTACCTTCCAGCGAACTCCTGTCAAAGCCATTCACCAACACTTTGCAGTTAAACCTCTATAACAGTCCGTTTCAGTCCATGCAGAGCTCTGGGTCTACTCACCAAATGATAACAACTTTACCTTTGGGCATGACGTGCCCCATAGATATGGACGCTGTTCACCCCCCTCATCATCTTGCTTTCAAATGCCCGTTCAGTTCTACCTCATACGCAATCTCTATTCCCGAGAAGGAACAGCCCTTAAAGGGGGAAATCGAGAGTTATCTGATGGAGTTACAAGGTGGCGCACCATCTTCATCCCAGGATTCTCAAGCATCATCGTCTAAGTTAGGGTTAGAGCCTCAGAGTGGCTCCCCAGACGATGGTGCTGGGGACCTCTCCCTGTCAAAGAGCTCTATCTCTATCAGTGACCCCCTGAACACACCAGCATTGGATTTCTCTCAGTTGTTCAATTTCATACCATTAAATGGTCCTCCTTACAATCCGCTCTCCGTGGGAAGCCTTGGGATGAGCTATTCCCAGGACGAGGCGCATTCTTCTGTTTCTCAGCTGCCCACACAAACACAGGATCTTCAGGATCCTGCGAACACAGTGGGCCTTGGCTCTCTGCACTCACTGTCAGCAGCTTTCACCAGCAGCCTAAGCTCAAGCACTACCCTGCCCCGTTTCCACCAGGCCTTTCAGTAGGGTCTGGGCCGAGGGATTTACCGGAGGTGCTTGTGCAGCCCCGCCTGCAAAGACCATTTATATTCTAGTGCCTACTTTAACACAACACAGAAACTTCTCCTTTTGTATAATATCAGGTTTTATGAAGCCAGTAAATAATAGGAATTAGCCTCTTTGATAAGCTTTGAAATGGTTCATGTTTAACTATGTTTGCTGTTTCTCCTGATTTCCTGCCAGTTGTCATAGTCTCGGAGTTTTATTTCATAGAGGAGCGCCATTATTATCACTAAATTTTACAAGTCCTGTGTTCAAATTACTGTTAGACCTTAACATTCTCACTTTCGTCTAATAGCAATGGgcattggactttttttttttttttgcaaatgtgCAGTACAATGTAAATCTTCTATGAAATGTGTGTGAAGAACTGAAGTGTTTCACATTTCTTTACTAGCCACTAAATGGATTCATAATCAAGTGTGTTTTAAATGAGTTAAGAATCCAGTTTGGGGAGAGTATAGTGGTTTCCTAAATACACCATCATTTGAGATCAATATATTTTGAAGACTGCTATTGTCTGGCTAAAATAAGAAGTTTCAGTATCTATTTAATAGAAACCTAGAGATGTCATGGGGTGTTCTGTGTTAGAACTAGCCCTCAGGCTGATTTGCCACATTTCAACCATCTTTCCGTTAGCAGTGTGTGGCCTCGGAGTCTTCAGGATCAGTGTAGACGTGTTCTGTTGTATGCCCGTCACCTTTTACACCCCAGGATGGCTTCACATACCAGCATTCTTACTTTGCATGTTGGTCCAGTTAGTGCAGAGTCTTAGAGCCATGGTGGGACAATAGACAGTAACTATATGAAGCCCAGAGTGGCTGGCTGCCTGAATCGTCGGGGTGATAGACTCCTCACCAGGAAGATGGATGTAAAACGTACAGCCAAACCCCAGCACTTGTCTAGAGAATGTCCACTGTTGccagaactgagaactggactccTGCCGCATCACTTCTAAAACAGCA
It contains:
- the Plag1 gene encoding zinc finger protein PLAG1 isoform X1, encoding MATVIPGDLSEVRDTQKAPSGKRKRGESKPRKNFPCQLCDKAFNSVEKLKVHSFSHTGERPYKCTHQDCTKAFVSKYKLQRHMATHSPEKTHKCNYCEKMFHRKDHLKNHLHTHDPNKETFKCEECGKSYNTKLGFKRHLALHAATSGDLTCKVCLQTFESTGVLLEHLKSHAGKSSGGVKEKKHQCEHCERRFYTRKDVRRHMVVHTGRKDFLCQYCAQRFGRKDHLTRHMKKSHNQELLKVKTEPVDFLDPFTCNMSVPIKDELLPVMSLPSSELLSKPFTNTLQLNLYNSPFQSMQSSGSTHQMITTLPLGMTCPIDMDAVHPPHHLAFKCPFSSTSYAISIPEKEQPLKGEIESYLMELQGGAPSSSQDSQASSSKLGLEPQSGSPDDGAGDLSLSKSSISISDPLNTPALDFSQLFNFIPLNGPPYNPLSVGSLGMSYSQDEAHSSVSQLPTQTQDLQDPANTVGLGSLHSLSAAFTSSLSSSTTLPRFHQAFQ
- the Plag1 gene encoding zinc finger protein PLAG1 isoform X2 produces the protein MATHSPEKTHKCNYCEKMFHRKDHLKNHLHTHDPNKETFKCEECGKSYNTKLGFKRHLALHAATSGDLTCKVCLQTFESTGVLLEHLKSHAGKSSGGVKEKKHQCEHCERRFYTRKDVRRHMVVHTGRKDFLCQYCAQRFGRKDHLTRHMKKSHNQELLKVKTEPVDFLDPFTCNMSVPIKDELLPVMSLPSSELLSKPFTNTLQLNLYNSPFQSMQSSGSTHQMITTLPLGMTCPIDMDAVHPPHHLAFKCPFSSTSYAISIPEKEQPLKGEIESYLMELQGGAPSSSQDSQASSSKLGLEPQSGSPDDGAGDLSLSKSSISISDPLNTPALDFSQLFNFIPLNGPPYNPLSVGSLGMSYSQDEAHSSVSQLPTQTQDLQDPANTVGLGSLHSLSAAFTSSLSSSTTLPRFHQAFQ